The DNA window gatctctttttttttttttgaaacaatAACTTGCTCTTATGTTTTTGAggctttaaaatacatttatcttACCTCTTTATAGCTGCAGGAAAATGTTGATACTCCTTGGGCTTCTATCTAGGTATCTCTGTttctatatctatgtatctatctatctatctatctatctatctatctatctatctatctatctatctatctttctatgtaTCTTTCTATGTATctttctatgtatctatctatgtatctatctatctatctatgtatctatctacgtatctatctatgtatctatgtatctatctatgtatctatctatctatctatctatctatctatctatctatctatttatctatgtatctatctatgtatctatctatctatctatctatctatctatctatgtatctatctacgtatctatctatgtatctatgtatctatctatctatgtatctctctatctatctatctatctatctatctatgtatctatctatctatctatctatctatctatgtatctatctatgtatctatctatctatctatctatctatgtatctatgtatctatctatgtatctatctatgtatgtatctatctatatgtatctatctatctatctatctatctatctatctatgtatctgtctatctatgtatctatctatgtatctatctacctatctacgtatctatctatgtatctatgtatcattgtatctatctatgtatctatctatgtatctatgtatctatgtatctatgtatttatctatctatctacgtatctatctatctatctatctatctatctatctatctatctatctatctatgtatttatctatctatgtatctatcaatatatctatctacgtatctatctacgtatctatctatctatctaatttcATTTGatttaaatagtcctttaccaggtcccagttagtttctttctttggCAGACCTTGACTTGGAGATAACCAATAAGTGAGCCTATCCATATTCATCACCTCCATGACTTTATTCAACCATCCTCCTTATTTGGGATCTCTTTTTGTCTCCACAACCTGGCATTTGTTATTCTCGCAGCAGTAACCAAATAGTTAAACAGAATCTCTTTATCTTTGTCATATTCTATATCTAGCATTCCAAGTAGAAAGTACTCAGgtttccttttaatttttatctttaaaattgtttgtataaCTTCATTTATGTCTTTCCAGTTTTGTTGGGCTTTTGGACATGTCCACCATAGGTGAAAAAACGTGCCCGTTTGGTGCtcgcacttccagcatttatctGTAGTgttttttatagcattttgaaaTTTTGTAGGGGGTTATATACCACCTATATTGCTAAAGTATGTTGTGTTTGACAGGTCGCATTTGGTATGGAAATGGTTTATTTCCTGGTTTGTTTCTTTCAGTATGTTGCTTCCTTGCATCTCAAAAACTGAACTGAGTGGGGAATAATTGTCCGCGGAGCAACACCCCGACTTTGAATCCTTCCTTCTCTTACCCATGGCAACAAAGGGCACAAGGATCCTGAATCGCGCCATTCAGCGTAGAGGGACCATGTGCTAATACGCCTTTGAAGAAGGACAGAGACAGTACTGACGCCTGACAAACCACGTGCCATGGATCAAGACGTCGGCATCGATGCCTTGCTGGACCTCAGCTTCCTGACCGAGGAGGAGCAGAACGCCATCGCAGAGGTTCTGCGGAGGGACTCGCAGCTCCGGATGTTGGAAGAGGGACGGATCAGGTATGAAACCCAGCCCAGGCGGGAGAGAGAACCGACACATTTGGACAGAgacagtagacatgtccaaaaaatcgttttgaatcgtatatcggaattatttcggattgttctcgctttttgatacgcattccgagacattgtctcacagcgcaaccagcaatgtaattcgaaccattgttggcccattctctaattgtctcttaatgtttcgttaatttttccccccaaatttttttttaaaaatatatttttaaaaatattttaaaaatcattttgtttctgcaacctaccttgaatgggagcttatttgcaaatttgatgaggatagctcaagaaatgagggcgggagagccctgtaaaagtccccccccccctcaggttcctttttttttttttttttttggcgattgcgcatgcgtgtccaccattttagaaacatttagaatcattatgaattttcggaaatatccgaaatttttgggtgaaaaaattggaaatactttctatatcgaagcgccagcaccccctactttagaaacgagaattgaaacactttttccatcgatcggacatgcctaagaGACAGGTGTTGGGCAGACAGTTGTGAATTTTAGTCTGCATTTACCAGCGGATTTAAACTTGCATTTTAACTTTGTGTATCTTACTgtgtgtcttttaatagtgttttatctctagTTTCATGctgtattctttatttatttatttatttatttacagtatttatattccgcccttccttctcatcccgaaggggactcagggcggatcacattatattcaatgcccataaacacatcaaaccaagacagagacagacagacagacagacagacgcagaagcaatttaaccttctcctgagggcatgttcgattctggccacaggggggagcagctgcttcataatccactctgacggcacttcctcattccaaccttgtaaattagttaaacttgcctccccacttttataagtggtaccttatttcctacttgatagatgctattgttgttgttgttgttgttgttgttgttatataaatAAGCAAAAGCAGCAGTTCAGTAGATCAGAAGCTTCTGGTGCCAGCAgtagagatatttatttattatttatttatttacagtatttatattccacccttccttctcactcagggcggatcacattatgtacatatagggcaaacattcagtgcccatatacacatcaaacagagacagagacagacgcagaggcaatttaactttctcttgaggggatgttcgattctggccacgggggagcagctgcttcatcatccactgtgacagcacttcctcattccaacgtcgtaattttttaaaatttgcctccccactttctaagtggtaccttatttcctacttgatagatgcacctatctttcgggttgctaggtcaacaacgagcaggggctatttttaattttttaattgatgggtgctcaccccgctatgggttggcttcgaactcatgatctcgtGGTCAGAGTgacttattgcagcaggctgctcaccagcctgcgccagtgCCCGGCCCCGGATTTAGGTTAAGCAAGATGTAAAAGATGTTGTATTCAAAGAACAACATATTTAGATagggtctgtctgtctatctatttatctgtttatctatctaactcactcactcactcactcactcacatcagacccccggtggcgcaatgggttagttGGCAGGgaaagtgggtgagctccctttgtcagctccagctcccccttgcagggacatgagagaagcctctcaaaaagatggtaaaaaacatcaaaacattggaGCAATATCTCCTGgtcaacgtctttgcagatggccagctctctcacaccagaagcggcctgccgtttctcaagttgctcctgacacggagagaaaaaaaagcagacatcttgtctctccatgctcacaggagaagaataaAAGAAGAACCTAATGTAGGACTCGGGGGTTTGCAACATGATCAGAAAAAAGGGTCATGTTCTTGAGAAGTATCAGTCTTGAATTAGAAGACTGGCTGAACATTCTTGCATATTTCCATTTTGACATAGACCCTATTGAGTTCAGTTGGGCCTAGAACTGCTGCCCAAAATCCTTCTGTAACTTCATTTTCACTCTGTCCGCACTCTCTCAAGCAAACTGCGTGAGTCTGTCTCGGATCCCAACTGGCTGAAGATCTTGTCCGGGGACTGGTTCTGCGATGTCCGTGCCAAGCGGCACCATCACAAATTCTTCGGTGCGGATATTGTCCGGGCTTCAATCCGCCGGAAAAAGAAGCCCAAAGGTAACCTCTTGAAGTTGTCCTCGCCGTGCAGTACACAATATACGTCTCTCTTATACCTTAACTTGCTTCCAAGCTCAGTACGCAAAAGCTTCCCAATGTGTTTCACTGAAATGTATTCCGTTGCATTGATGTCTTatggaaaatttaaaaataatcatgtgatgcaatttcccccaaaataaagCAGATGAATGGGAACCAAAACAACGGGCCAGCCTGGGAGACTTGGAGGTGATCAGTGAACCCGtacctgaggaggaggaggaggacttaCCAGATGCTAGGGATGGGTAAGAAGCATTGGATTTTGGATGCctaacgacatatatagacagacacagaggcaattttccagcttccaacttcatgaggatatgctcaattttggccacagggggagctgctgcttcaccgtccacttgtgacacccgagtccttgatggaggacttcctcattcttccgcattctgctggagattttatggcgtcataaattagttaaattagtctccccgcataaagcagtaccaaaaattcctacttgacagatgcaactgtcttttgggctgcttaggtcaagAGTGAGcaagactattaatggtcgggagctcactccgacccgggctggcttcgaactcatgacctctcagtcagtagtgatttattgcagcgggctactaaccagctgtgtcaCAGCCCAGCCTGTTAGTACTGTTAGTATTGTTGTTAGTATATTACtgttgttagtacagtagagtctcacttatccaacataaacgggccggcagaatgttggataagcgaatatgttggataataaggaggcattaaggaaaagcctattaaacatcaaattaggttatgattttacaaatgaagcaccaaaacatcatgttagacaacaaatttggcagaaaaagtagttcaataggcagtaatgctatgtagtaattactgtatttacgaatttagcaccaaaatatcacgatatattgaaaacattgactacaaaaatgtgttggataatccagaacgttggataagcgagtgttggataagtgagactctactgtattcatatatATAAGTTCATACATGGTCCCATGACCTAGGGTGCTACCATGTTCTGGCCTGATTCTGTTGgtatgcagaataataataataataataataatcatcatcatcatcatcatcatcatcatctttaaagGCCGACAGTTTTTTCCATAGACGCAATGCTGTCCTCTCTCGGTGGCGCAGGCTCAGCTGACAATCCTACTGGAAAAGTGATGCCAAGAACTGGATATCACACTTTATAAAATCTGATTGGCACAAAATAAATCGGAACCAGTACTACCTTCATTGTTCTCTTTGTGCAATGTCTGGAAGAGCTCTTAACCATGACCTGCCAGGTCCGAGGAGATGCAGAAAGCTCCTCTTGTTCTCATGAATTGGAAAGTTTGCTGCAGAAGGGTGATGGCTTCTGTGATTCTTCCTAGGCTCCGCAATGAGACTTCTGCTCCGCAGCCCGCTTGGCCAGAAGAGACTCAAGTGAGTGGCGTTCATTGGGACAGTGAGCTTCTCTAGAACATCCACACCTCTGTGCCCTCCACACTATATTGAACACTTTATTTCAAAAGTCATAAAATGCCCTGTAGAACCCTCCGGCCACCTTGGTCTATGcgtaaagtaacttttccaagttctgctgcATTTTCCAATAAACTCGGGATATTGTTTtgtctctcctttcttttttttaaaggctctGCAGGAAGCAGCCCAGTCTCAGGAAGAGGTGGTTGAGACCAAGCcaggtaaacaaacaaacaaagaggaAACAGAGGGTCTAGGATGGCGAGTATATCAATGTAAGGGTTAAATTGAGACCCTTACAGCTCTCGGTCTCAATTCTCCCCTCCATCAGCAATCTAGCATctgcttagaccaggggtcctcaaacttttcaagtggagggctgattcacagtccctcagactgctgggggccagactatgattagatagtccaaaattaggattgttgttgttgtgtgccttcaagtcgtttcagacttaggtcaaccctaagtctaaagtttaggacacagaccaggtaaatgaccttgggagggccacatccggcccatgggccttagtttggtgacccctgatctaaacgatctcataagaccataggtaagcataGAGACTTCtattctcataggaccataggaaaggaaagtgacctccaaaagccatctagatggtctcaaaaaACCGCAGCTAAGCAAagaaaccttcaaagaccatctagacaatctcataagaccataggtaagcaaagagacctccaaagaccatctagacagtctcataggaccataggtaagaaaagtgacctccaaaagccatctagatggtctcataaagctgtagctaagcaaaggaaccttcaaagaccatctagacaatctcataggaccacaggtaagcaaagagatatccaaagaccatctagacagtctcataggaccataggtaagaaaagtgacctccaaaagccatctagatggtctcaaaaaACCGCAGCTAAGCAAagaaaccttcaaagaccatctagacaatcttataagaccataggtaagcaaagagacctccaaagaccatctagacagtctcataggaccataggtaagaaaagtgacctccaaaagccatctagatggtctcataaagctgtagctaagcaaagaaaccttcaaagaccatctagacaatctcataggaccacaggtaagcaaagagatatccaaagaccatctagacagtctcataggaccataggtaaggaaagtggcctccaaaagccatctagatggtctcataaggccataagtaagcaaagagacctccaaagaccaggtagacttaggtcaaccctaaagcTATGTACATAAGCGCAGCTAACACACATGTCTGACAGAATTGATGGCGACTGATGTCCACTACGGAAGTGGAAGTGGAATTAATGTCACTCTAGGCAGTAAACCTTATTCTATGCATTTAACCATTCCTCTGCTGGAATGCTTACCGAAGCACCACACACTTACTTTAACCATGagtgaacatttcacacaatATATAAACCATTACTCTGACATGACATTGAATGTGCCATTATTGCACTAAATAAATAGCCATGGGGTTGGAGGACTACCCTGAGCAAAGGGGGAAGATTTAAACCCTCTCCAAGTGCGCAACCTTATTTTCCCCTCTAGAAGAAAGCGATTCGTTCAGTAGCCTGAGTTCGGAGGAGGAGAATCCGCCCATGGAGAACATACCAGCCATCATAGTCACGGCGCAGGTACGGAGGTGGAGAGCGGAGCTAAGTGTGCTGGGGAAAGTATTTAATTTCGTCGCACAATGTGCAATGACAatgaagttattctattctattctgtgcAGAAATTGGTAAAATCACACCCTCTCTTCCCATGGTTTTTTAGAGTAATGGAAGTCTTGGGAATGGCCAGGACAGAGCGCCAAATTCATCGTCTCCCAAGAACCGGGCCGCAACCCGCCAGAACAAATTGCAGAGCACCAGCTCCTCCTTTTCTAGCCTGAGCTCATCCACGGTATGTGGTGATGGGGTGAGCATGGGAGCATGACACTGCCTTTCGGTGTCCGGGGCTCTCTTTTGTGCAGCTCTGCTCAACACAATGCCCTTTAGGCTTTATGTTTCAGGCTTCAGCGACCATAGTGCCACAGCCAGAAAGACCAATTGCCTGGAATCTTGGGGTTTACAGTTCAAGACATTGGGAGGGtagttagtaatttttggtttggggggttttctgtaatttgggcATAACCTTATAGGGTTTTTTGTTGGAAAAACATAGATAggatgactatatcttttgtggccaaatttggtgtgattcggtccagtggttttgttgtttactccataggaattatgcacattatgtttttatatattttatattctaatcttggacatgcttaaaattttatattatgtgattttattttgcaatggtatctgttttatatgaattgttgttttgtagattgttttaaatgaattgctgtttttacattgtttttaggcattgaatttttgcctatttattgtaagccgctttgagtcccctcggggagaaaggcggggtaaaagtgatgtgtgtgtatgtgtgtgtgtgtgtgtgtgtgtgtgtgtgtgtatatatatatatatatatatatatacacacacacacacacacacacacatacacacacatacacacacacacatataatattgatattaatattataatgtaatacaatattatactaataataatgcaatataataatattaattgtatatgatatattacatgtaatattactaataatattacagtatagcgatatagtacaatagagtaatttaatgctaatattgtgctatactaataatatagtgtattatttgtaaaccactctgagtctccttcggggtgggaagggcgggatataaatgtaaaaaataaataaatatttagtgtgctcatgaaaccaagtttgtatATATACTGACCATCAAAAAGCAgaggtgtcactatttcagcctcCTGAAATGGCccaccagatagatagatagatagatagatagatagatatatatatatatatatatatatatatatatatatatatatatatatatatatagagtgatcagaagtgaaccaaggatacaagttgtaatgtatttgaaaacacaaacatttttttaaaaaacaacaacaacttggcatgatattaaatgtcctttgacattgcctctggtgttgctctaagaaggtcctccatggtgcatgtggtgcagggctcaggctgcattataaTGCGTCTTCTGTGCTTTGCTCTTCTctgcactcgcatgtcgtggacccCACTTTGTGGCCCATTCCTTAagcttggctctgcatctcgtggtgccagagagcagcttgttcagcgccttccaagtcaccccgtCTTCTGTTTTCAGTGACAATGACATTGGGAATGTGTTTGCATGCTCTGCGTAGTATTTTGAGCACTTTTCTCTCCTTTGTGCCAGATGAGTGGCAGCACCGTGAGCGTTTTCAGCGACAGTGACATTGGGAACGTGGAAGTCCGAGGCTGCATCCAGTTCTCTCTGCAGTACGACTCCATCAAGAGGGAGCTGCATGTTCAAGTGATCCAGTGCCGGGATCTTGCCGAGGCCAAGAAGCAGCGGTCAGACCCGTAAGTCTCACCGTCATCTGcttaggacagtgatggccaacctatgacacgcgggtcagcactgacacgcccagccatttttgctgacacactgcggcatgcagattgattggatgactatgtcttttgtggccaaatttggtgtgatttggtccagtggttttattgtttactccatgggaattatatatgtgtgtgtgtgtgtgtgtgtataatatcattttattattactctattattattgtagtatattatcatattattactattatattattcattattcatgactacattgaaactagactagagagaaatcagcgtggaaactgcaagaggtaccatagattgttgtacatggaaataatggtagtaaatagtttttgatttattgaatacagttatatattacaattatatatttgtgttgtttaaactatagatattgtgaaattatggcttttttctcaaagtgacataccacccaagtcatgctaggttttttggtgaattttgacacaccaagcgcaaaagcttgcccatcattggcttaGGATCACTGACTCTCATAGATCTGTCCATAACAGCTATGGGTAacatttggctctccaggtgtattggacttcagctcccaccattcctggcctcaggcccttttcttttAGATGAATAGATGAGATAGGTGGATAGATATTTTTTGACCCTCAGCTGAATTTCTGAACAAGACAATGATTGTGTGCTGTCTTTCTCACTGTCTTTCTCATCTCCGTTTTGCTCCTAGCTACGTCAAAACCTACCTCCTTCCGGACAAATCCAACCACAGCAAGAGGAAAACAGTGGTCAAGAAGAGAACCCTCGACCCCATCTTTAATGAGACCCTTAAGGTGAGGAGAGAGGTGCAGCTTTGGCCACAGTTGAGCAACACACGTCCTGGAACCAAAGCTGGCAGAAACGGATAAGAATTGGAGTTTGATGATATTTCAGTTGATCAAATTACATATATTGGTTGAACCCATTTGGAGGGCACCAAGGTGGGGAAGGCTGGTCCAGAGATTGGGAGAGAGGCAGCCTGCTGGATCTCTCATGGGAAGGTCTCTTTGAAGTAAAAGGAAGTactctaacccaggggtccccaaactaaggcccgggggccggatgcggccctccaaggtcatttacctggcccccaccctcagttttataatataatatttttatatcagttttaataatataatatattgtagatacatataatattgataataatcttatgttatacaatataatactaatagtaataccatataataatattaattatatgttatatattacatataatattacagtatagtggtatagttcaatatagtaatatataatgctaatattgtgttatgctaataatgtaatatattgtatgtacatacagctgctctgagtccccttcagggtgagaaaggtgggatataaatgtagtaaataaatgcagtaaataaataattaattttagacttaggctcggccaaagtctgacatgacttgaaggcacacaacaacaacaacaacaacaacaacaacaacaatcctaattaacttgactatctcattggccagtagcagacccacactttccattgaaatcctaataggttgatgttggttaaaattgttttcatttttaaatattgtattctttcgttgttgttgttgttgcactacaaataagacatgtgcagtatgcataggaatttgtattttttttttcaaatgataattcggcccctcaacagtctgaaggattgtggaccggccctcggcttaaaaagtttggggacccctgctctaaccctTCTCCAAGCCTTGCAATCTGTCTATCTGCATCCCAAACTTTGGGTATGTTCTCATTTTCTCCTCCCTCGGCTCTTCTTTTCCGTCCTCCTCCGTCCATCCCGTCCTGCAGTACAAGATCGAGAAGGCGGAATTGCAGAGCCGGGTCCTGAACGTGTCCGTCTGGCATCACGACGCCTTGGGCCGAAACCTCTTTATGGGAGAGGTCGAGCTTGCCTTGAATGCCTGGGACTGGACCACCACAGGCCCACAGTGGTTTAACCTCCAGCCCAGGGTGAGTATCTCTTGTTTAGCAATATGTTTATGGGACTTATTTCACCAACAAACATGCAGCTGTTCCTCTCAGCCAGGATAGCTTTTGCTTGGGAACTCTTCCTCTGACCTTGACTAGTCTCCTAGGTGTTGATAACAAGGAAATTGCAGGATGTTGTGCTCATAATGAGGGAATGAGAGGCTGATTTTTGCTACCATCTTGGAACAATCATAAAATCTTGgaacaaaacataaaaaaaaataaaaattcggtgctgttgacctagcagcaccgaaagacagttgaatctgtcaagtagggaaatttaggtacgctttatgcgggaggctaatttaactaatctacaacaccataaaactgctcacgaggaaaagaagaggaagaacagccaccaatggacggtgaagcaacagctccccctgtggccggaaatcgtgaagctggaagatgttaaaaaaatgcctctgtgtctgtctaaaactgaatgttgtttgtctgttggcaatgaatgtttgccatatatgtgttcattgtaatccaccctgagtccccttcagggtgagaagggtggaatataaatactgtaaataaataaacaatctccccagggagattaggttggctccctctctaccttccttcaggaagcaactgaagacttggatgtttcggcaggccttcggagatagtcattaattaatcagccccagtgggtttttaataatttttcctgtttttattacggtcttaccatttatgtgttttaaatgaaatttttatcttgtattgttgtttatatcgatatattgtattattgttttatctttttatattgtgattgtattgtgtttgcttatattttgttcttatgttgtttgggccactgccccatgtaagccgccccgagtccccgtggggggatggtggcgggatataaataaagttttattattattattattattattattattattattattattattattatcaacacaacgacgttgtatggcacagcaaacaagatagatatgctggatttcgtttcgcaaaaccacaagtcgaacatttcccaagtgtctaggactgtgtgatgtattttctgatgatgtgtgcagatcccagtagggtggccttttgcagttggcagattgtgattttgtcaatgtctattgtttccaaatgccggctgagatcttttggtacggcacccagtgtgcccatcaccaccgggaccacctgcactggtttctgccagagtctttgaagttcaatcttgaggtcctgatagcggctgagtttttcctgttgtttttcatctatgcgactgtcacctgggatggcaacatcaatgacccaaacctttttcttctccacaactgtgatgtctggtgtgttgtgttccagaactttgtcagtctggattcggaagtcccacagtatctttgcgtgctcattttccaagacttttgcaggtttgtgatcccaccagttctttgctgctgggaggtggtccttgaggcataagttccaatgaatcatttgggccacatagttgtgcctctgtttgtagtctgtctgtgcgattttcttacagcagctgaggatatgatcaatggtttcatctgtttccttgcacagtctgcattttgggtcatcagctgatttttcaatcttggcctgaattgcctttgtcctgatggcttgctcctgggctgcaaggatcaggccttctg is part of the Anolis carolinensis isolate JA03-04 unplaced genomic scaffold, rAnoCar3.1.pri scaffold_10, whole genome shotgun sequence genome and encodes:
- the sytl1 gene encoding synaptotagmin-like protein 1; this translates as MDQDVGIDALLDLSFLTEEEQNAIAEVLRRDSQLRMLEEGRISKLRESVSDPNWLKILSGDWFCDVRAKRHHHKFFGADIVRASIRRKKKPKADEWEPKQRASLGDLEVISEPVPEEEEEDLPDARDGLRNETSAPQPAWPEETQALQEAAQSQEEVVETKPEESDSFSSLSSEEENPPMENIPAIIVTAQSNGSLGNGQDRAPNSSSPKNRAATRQNKLQSTSSSFSSLSSSTMSGSTVSVFSDSDIGNVEVRGCIQFSLQYDSIKRELHVQVIQCRDLAEAKKQRSDPYVKTYLLPDKSNHSKRKTVVKKRTLDPIFNETLKYKIEKAELQSRVLNVSVWHHDALGRNLFMGEVELALNAWDWTTTGPQWFNLQPRTPLSPDAAPNCGKISLAIKFIPAGSEEPGLPPTGELHIWVKEVQNVTPRRGNTADSFVQCYILPDDSKAGRQKTRIVKKSLSPTFNHTMVYDGFQAKDLAEACAEFTVWDREKFSKQQLGGIRLSLGTGNSYGLPVPWMDSTEEERHVWEMVFKKPREWVEGKLPLRTNLTPRT